Proteins encoded by one window of Brevibacterium atlanticum:
- a CDS encoding UPF0182 family membrane protein, with product MSTSSSPTSARMPANRPRRSPLLLTLVSVAILLIAFISFTQVYTEVLWFKQIDASQVFRTMWITRGLTFLAGFIVMAVPVWVSLHLAYRNRPVYAPTTPRQENLDRYREAIEPLRKVATIAIPAVVGVLAGITASANWNTVLEWFHSTSFGSSDPQFGLDKSFFVFVLPGLRLIGDQVGMAVLLSLIAAVVAHYLFGGIRPGEQRGVILTKTAQWQLGITVAVLILAQAGRLWLARYDRLTAAGGIVPGVTYVDDRAALPAMAIVAIAAVLVALLFVYTAWKGNWRISIIATLTLIVLGGVSIIGYPALIQQFQVNPSQQSLESKYIQHNIDATRDAFDFDDIEVTPYEPSTTGEKGALRKDAETAASIRLLDPNLVSDTFRQLQQVRPYYSFPQKLDVDRYDMDGDRRDTVIAVRELAPSSVNNQSWFNRAIVYTHGFGVVAANGNQRNSDGEPTFMESDIPPKGDFPEYEPRVYFGESSPDYSIVGAEEGAKPRELDYPSDEEGGAGQVNNTFTGNGGPTVGNLFNRLAYALKFQDEQILLSDALNDKSQILYDRHPRERVEKLAPFLKIDGDPYPAVVDGKIKWILDGYTTAEDYPYSTPQPLQQATEDSTTATAPNNVATLPDDEVNYIRNSVKITVDAYDGSVDMYQWDKDDPVLKTWMKVFPGLIKSSSEMSSDLMSHVRYPEDMFKVQRDLLAKYHVSSASEFYTGQDFWTLPTDPTKRASSGLTQPPFYMTLQMPGQESPSFSLTSSYIPERSSEGQSRNNLTGFLSADADAGDKKGETSENYGKLRLLQLPRNTTVPGPGQAQNNFNTAPDVQRSLNLLRQGESEVENGNLLTLPIGGGLLYVQPVYVRSAGETSYPLLQHVLVAFGEDIGFAPTLDEALDQVFGGDSGAKAGDAGTEDSGDGESGSSSSGGDSGDEGSGSGGSSDKALNDALQEARKAMEDSDAALKEGDFEEYGKAQDRLKNAIDDAVAADPSIAEDGAGDSSSAPASEPADEGGDSGN from the coding sequence GTGAGCACCTCGTCCTCACCCACCTCCGCACGCATGCCGGCGAATCGGCCACGACGTTCGCCGCTGCTGCTCACCCTCGTATCGGTGGCGATCCTGCTGATCGCCTTCATCTCCTTCACACAGGTCTACACCGAGGTGCTCTGGTTCAAGCAGATCGACGCCTCTCAGGTCTTCCGCACTATGTGGATCACCCGCGGTCTGACCTTCCTCGCCGGTTTCATCGTCATGGCCGTCCCGGTGTGGGTGAGCCTGCACCTGGCCTACCGCAATCGGCCCGTCTACGCGCCGACGACTCCGCGTCAGGAGAACCTCGACCGGTACCGTGAGGCCATCGAACCGCTGCGCAAGGTCGCGACGATCGCGATTCCCGCCGTCGTCGGCGTTCTCGCCGGCATCACCGCCTCGGCGAATTGGAACACGGTCCTCGAGTGGTTCCACTCCACGTCGTTCGGATCGAGTGATCCGCAGTTCGGACTCGACAAGTCCTTCTTCGTCTTCGTCCTGCCCGGTCTGCGGCTGATCGGCGACCAGGTGGGAATGGCTGTGCTGCTGTCCCTCATCGCTGCCGTCGTCGCCCACTATCTCTTCGGCGGCATCCGTCCGGGAGAGCAGAGGGGCGTCATCCTGACGAAGACGGCGCAATGGCAGCTGGGCATCACCGTGGCTGTGCTCATCCTCGCCCAGGCCGGTCGTCTCTGGCTCGCCCGCTACGACCGACTCACCGCAGCCGGGGGAATCGTCCCCGGCGTCACCTACGTCGACGACCGTGCGGCGCTGCCCGCGATGGCGATCGTGGCGATCGCCGCTGTGCTCGTCGCATTGCTGTTCGTCTACACCGCGTGGAAGGGCAATTGGCGGATCTCGATCATCGCGACGCTCACGCTCATCGTCCTCGGCGGAGTTTCGATCATCGGCTACCCGGCGCTGATCCAGCAGTTCCAGGTCAACCCCTCGCAGCAGAGCCTCGAGTCGAAGTACATCCAGCACAACATCGACGCCACCCGTGACGCCTTCGACTTCGATGACATCGAGGTGACTCCGTACGAACCGAGCACGACCGGTGAGAAGGGCGCGCTGCGGAAGGACGCGGAGACCGCGGCCTCGATCCGACTGCTCGACCCGAACCTGGTCTCGGACACCTTCCGTCAGCTCCAGCAGGTCCGCCCCTACTACTCGTTCCCACAGAAGCTCGACGTCGATCGCTACGACATGGACGGAGACAGGCGAGACACCGTCATCGCCGTGCGTGAACTCGCTCCGAGCTCGGTGAACAATCAGAGTTGGTTCAACCGCGCCATCGTCTACACCCACGGCTTCGGTGTCGTCGCCGCCAACGGCAACCAGCGCAACTCCGACGGCGAACCGACCTTCATGGAGTCCGACATCCCGCCGAAGGGTGATTTCCCCGAGTACGAACCGCGGGTCTACTTCGGTGAGTCGTCACCGGACTACTCGATCGTCGGTGCCGAGGAGGGCGCAAAACCGCGCGAACTCGACTACCCCTCCGACGAAGAGGGCGGCGCCGGCCAGGTCAACAACACCTTCACCGGCAACGGCGGCCCGACCGTGGGCAACCTGTTCAACCGACTCGCCTACGCGCTGAAGTTCCAGGACGAGCAGATCCTGCTCTCGGACGCGCTCAACGACAAGTCGCAGATCCTCTACGATCGTCATCCGCGGGAGCGCGTGGAGAAGCTGGCGCCCTTCCTCAAGATCGACGGCGACCCGTACCCGGCCGTCGTCGACGGGAAGATCAAGTGGATCCTCGACGGCTACACCACGGCCGAGGACTACCCGTACTCGACCCCGCAGCCGCTGCAGCAGGCGACCGAGGATTCGACGACGGCGACCGCCCCGAACAACGTGGCCACACTGCCCGATGACGAGGTCAACTACATCCGGAACTCGGTGAAGATCACGGTCGACGCCTATGACGGTTCCGTGGACATGTACCAGTGGGACAAGGACGATCCGGTCCTCAAGACCTGGATGAAGGTCTTCCCGGGTCTCATCAAATCCTCATCGGAGATGTCGAGTGACCTCATGAGCCACGTCAGGTACCCCGAGGACATGTTCAAGGTCCAGCGCGACCTGCTCGCGAAGTACCACGTCTCCTCGGCCAGTGAGTTCTACACCGGTCAGGACTTCTGGACCCTTCCGACGGATCCGACGAAGCGGGCCAGCAGCGGTCTGACACAGCCGCCGTTCTACATGACTCTGCAGATGCCGGGGCAGGAGTCGCCCTCGTTCTCGCTGACGAGCTCCTACATCCCCGAACGCTCCTCAGAGGGGCAGTCGCGCAACAACCTCACGGGCTTCCTGTCCGCTGATGCGGATGCCGGTGACAAGAAGGGCGAGACGTCGGAGAACTACGGCAAGCTCAGACTTCTGCAGCTGCCGCGCAATACGACGGTGCCCGGACCGGGTCAGGCGCAGAACAACTTCAATACCGCACCCGATGTCCAGCGCAGCCTCAACCTGCTTCGCCAGGGCGAGTCCGAGGTGGAGAACGGCAACCTGCTGACCCTGCCGATCGGCGGCGGTCTGCTCTACGTGCAGCCCGTCTATGTCCGGTCCGCCGGTGAGACCTCCTACCCGTTGCTGCAGCACGTGCTCGTGGCCTTCGGTGAGGACATCGGATTCGCTCCGACCCTCGACGAGGCACTCGATCAGGTCTTCGGCGGCGACTCCGGCGCCAAGGCCGGCGACGCAGGAACCGAAGACAGCGGGGATGGAGAATCCGGTTCGTCCTCCTCCGGCGGAGACTCCGGCGACGAGGGTTCCGGATCCGGCGGTTCGTCGGACAAGGCTCTCAACGATGCGCTCCAGGAAGCCAGGAAGGCGATGGAGGACTCCGATGCCGCGCTCAAGGAAGGCGACTTCGAAGAGTACGGCAAGGCGCAGGACCGGTTGAAGAACGCCATCGACGACGCAGTTGCGGCCGATCCCTCGATCGCCGAGGACGGCGCCGGGGACAGCTCCTCAGCGCCCGCCTCGGAGCCGGCCGACGAAGGCGGCGATTCGGGCAACTGA
- a CDS encoding YlbL family protein → MTENAPRALPVPAEPPRGPRRRRTPRLSTTSGVLTYVLIALAVLLPVPYMLQLPGPVFNTLGDYQGDPMISVSGAKTYPTAGRIDMLTVAVSGGPGRDVFASQALGALLNGQETVIPTEAYYPLDTSREEVAQTNAVEMSSSQDVAIAAAMGELGKKYSVHLLVDDIVTDSPAQGKLRKGDRLMSVNGKKLDTDPEAAAIMSQTVQGAKSVDLVVDRDGKTEDITVEPADIEGRKAIGINMKQDFDFPVDVKFNVEGVGGPSAGTMFALAIVDELTPGAMTGGKHVAGTGEIDPSGTVSPIGGARQKVAAATEKGATLFLSPADNCAEVMAAADQSKITVARIDTLDDAKTTVEQYAAGDTSDLPKCPADGADPNEKGQ, encoded by the coding sequence ATGACAGAGAACGCCCCCCGGGCCCTGCCGGTGCCAGCGGAGCCACCTCGCGGCCCGCGACGACGACGAACTCCACGTCTGTCCACGACCTCGGGTGTCCTCACCTACGTCCTCATCGCTCTGGCCGTGCTCCTGCCGGTTCCGTACATGCTTCAGCTGCCGGGACCGGTTTTCAACACTCTCGGCGACTATCAGGGTGATCCGATGATCAGCGTCTCCGGGGCGAAGACCTATCCCACCGCCGGACGCATCGACATGCTCACAGTGGCCGTCAGCGGGGGACCCGGACGCGACGTGTTCGCCTCGCAGGCGCTCGGAGCGCTCCTCAACGGTCAGGAGACCGTGATTCCCACCGAAGCGTACTATCCGCTCGACACCTCACGCGAAGAAGTGGCACAGACGAACGCCGTCGAGATGTCCTCGAGCCAGGACGTCGCCATCGCCGCTGCGATGGGTGAGCTCGGCAAGAAGTATTCGGTGCATCTGCTCGTCGACGACATCGTCACCGACTCACCCGCCCAGGGAAAGCTGCGCAAGGGAGACCGGCTGATGTCGGTCAACGGCAAGAAGCTCGACACCGATCCCGAAGCCGCTGCGATCATGAGTCAGACGGTGCAGGGGGCGAAGTCCGTCGACCTCGTCGTCGACCGTGACGGGAAGACCGAAGACATCACCGTCGAACCCGCCGACATCGAGGGCCGCAAGGCGATCGGGATCAACATGAAACAGGACTTCGACTTCCCGGTCGACGTGAAGTTCAATGTCGAGGGCGTCGGCGGGCCCTCTGCCGGCACGATGTTCGCCCTCGCCATCGTCGATGAACTCACCCCCGGGGCGATGACCGGCGGCAAACACGTCGCAGGAACCGGGGAGATCGACCCTTCGGGAACCGTCAGCCCCATCGGCGGGGCGCGCCAGAAGGTGGCCGCGGCGACGGAGAAGGGTGCGACTCTGTTCCTCTCCCCGGCCGACAACTGCGCCGAAGTCATGGCGGCCGCCGACCAGTCCAAGATCACGGTGGCGCGCATCGACACGCTCGATGACGCGAAGACCACCGTGGAGCAGTACGCCGCAGGCGACACCTCGGACCTTCCGAAGTGCCCCGCCGACGGTGCCGACCCCAATGAGAAAGGGCAGTAG
- a CDS encoding zinc-dependent metalloprotease produces MTDDNNNEQNPFEQIFGMLFGANGPGSGQGDDKNESGMPQGFQIDPAMMATIMNQMQGLFGQGADPQAQAVSIAQKAVPTPDPAVTDEAERATVDAFRLAELWLAEATEFSVANRSARPLRRADWVKETMPGWQKFVLPIKENMSTALTETLESQVPAEMKGILAGASSMFGSMSDSMFAMQIGQAVGALSESVLTGTEVGLPLLPHDAAVLVETNVEAFAAEIDVDVSEVRIYLAAQELAHSALFERAPWLSAQVETALTRYAQGLKVDTSQIEDMASNIDPSNISELSDNIRQGLFNPPTTDDQKKALTSLENLLAVIAGWVDVVVYEACRHLPGRDQIREALRRRRATAGPAEKTFSALVGLELNPRRLRDAAALFAYLESQGGPEARDKVFSHPDLLPTTQDLDDPLGYSERRHAEWTNESSIDEALSRILAEGLDGAGDAAAEDSSSEDTSSETTDDDSDDTGAAEDTDASDDTDDR; encoded by the coding sequence ATGACCGACGACAACAACAATGAGCAGAATCCGTTCGAGCAGATCTTCGGCATGCTCTTCGGTGCCAATGGCCCCGGCAGCGGTCAGGGCGATGACAAGAACGAGTCCGGGATGCCGCAGGGCTTCCAGATCGACCCGGCCATGATGGCCACGATCATGAACCAGATGCAGGGACTGTTCGGACAGGGCGCAGACCCTCAGGCCCAGGCCGTCTCGATCGCCCAGAAGGCCGTCCCTACCCCCGACCCCGCGGTGACGGATGAGGCCGAGCGCGCCACCGTCGACGCCTTCCGACTGGCCGAGCTGTGGCTGGCCGAGGCAACGGAGTTCTCCGTGGCCAACCGCTCCGCCCGCCCGCTGCGTCGAGCCGACTGGGTGAAGGAGACGATGCCCGGTTGGCAGAAGTTCGTGCTCCCCATCAAGGAGAACATGTCCACGGCCCTGACCGAGACCCTCGAGTCTCAGGTTCCCGCCGAGATGAAGGGCATCCTCGCTGGGGCCTCGTCGATGTTCGGCTCGATGAGCGATTCGATGTTCGCCATGCAGATCGGTCAAGCCGTCGGGGCGCTGTCGGAGAGCGTCCTCACCGGCACCGAGGTTGGACTGCCTCTGCTTCCGCATGACGCTGCCGTGCTCGTCGAGACCAATGTCGAGGCCTTCGCTGCCGAGATCGATGTCGACGTCTCGGAGGTCCGCATCTATCTCGCCGCGCAGGAGCTCGCACACTCGGCCCTGTTCGAACGGGCGCCGTGGCTGAGCGCCCAGGTCGAGACCGCACTGACCCGGTACGCACAAGGGCTCAAGGTCGACACCTCGCAGATCGAGGACATGGCCTCGAACATCGACCCGTCGAACATCTCCGAACTCAGCGACAACATCCGTCAGGGCCTGTTCAACCCGCCGACCACCGACGACCAGAAGAAGGCACTGACCTCTCTGGAGAACCTGCTGGCCGTCATCGCCGGATGGGTCGATGTCGTCGTCTATGAGGCCTGCAGGCACCTGCCCGGCCGCGACCAGATCCGAGAGGCGCTGCGCCGCCGTCGGGCGACGGCGGGACCGGCGGAGAAGACCTTCTCCGCGCTCGTCGGTCTGGAGCTCAATCCGCGCAGGCTCCGTGATGCCGCTGCCCTCTTCGCCTATCTCGAGTCACAAGGCGGGCCCGAGGCCAGAGACAAGGTGTTCTCGCACCCCGACCTGCTGCCGACGACTCAGGACCTCGACGACCCGCTCGGGTATTCGGAGCGACGCCACGCCGAATGGACGAACGAGTCGAGCATCGACGAAGCGCTCAGCCGCATCCTCGCCGAAGGTCTCGACGG